From the Nodularia sphaerocarpa UHCC 0038 genome, the window AGGCTTTTATCACCCCAATACTTGTTAAATCACAGCTTCAGCCACTAAGGTTACACCCCATGTCAATTGTGAAAACACTTCCTTGGATTTCCTTAGTGCTGGTCATGTTTAGCTACGGTACATTGGGTTGGGCATTATCTGATACTCAAGCTCCTTTGTATGTGTGGATAACTTTTATATTTGCTATTTTCGTTTTAGTAGGTAGTTTGACTATTCCTGGGTCGGCGATATCAAAATACTCTAATTTATTATTGCAATCAAATATCAGGTCTTTCGCTGTTGCAGCTTTTGGCGCATTCTTATTTTTTTTAATGCTGGCTTGGTTCCGAATATTTCTGGATACCTTGCTGATTATTTCTGCTGGTATCTTAGCCAGAATAGACTGTCAAACCGCCGGATATAAGCAAAGACAAGCTTTTTTGATGACGTTGATATTTTCATTAGCAGGTTTAGCCTTGGGTAAAGTCCTACATTTGGGATTTTCCCAGCAGTAAAGGGTGGGGAGTACCCACCCAAGCAAATCTAAACAGCTACTGCTTCAACTGGCGCAGCGACTGGATAAACGCTAACTTTTTTACGGGATTTGCCTTTTCTTTCAAAGGTTACTACACCTTCAATCAATGCAAACAGAGTGTCATCGCTACCAATACCGACGTTATTTCCAGGGTGAACTTTGGTACCACGCTGACGCACGAGAATATTTCCCGCAATCACCTTTTGACCACCAAAGCGCTTTACACCCAGGCGTTGAGCATTAGAGTCGCGACCGTTACGAGTACTACCTGTTCCCTTCTTATGAGCCATAATTACCTCTTGTGTTTTTTGTATTTATTATTCAGCAACAACTTCTACAGGGGATTCTTCGAGAACGGGAAGTTCAACAGCTACACCGTTTTCAGGACCAAAGACTTCACCATTAAAGTTAATGGAATCAATCATCAGTCTCGTGATTTCCTGGCGATGTCCCCGTTTTTTGCGGGTTTTCTTTTTAGGCTTCATTTTATATACCAGGACTTTGCGGCCTCTAAAGTTCCGCACTACTGTCCCTTCTACAGTCGCCCCTGCTACTAACGGCTGTCCAATGGTGACTTCGCCGCCGTGCTGTACTAGTAATACTGAATCTATTGTAACTTTTTCATCCGCTTCGATATGGAGCAGTTCAATATCGTAAAAGCGACCTGGCTCAACTTTTAGTTGCTTACCGCCAGTTTCAATAATTGCGTAGGTCATGGAATGGTCCTTGAGTTTGCCGTACAGGTAGCTGGCTTTAAAGGCGATTTCTCTGGTTTTGATCAATCGCTGTTGCTAGCTTTTTTTATATGTCCACCTGATCCGAGCAGGAATGAGACAGACAATCTACTATCTTACTTGATTAACTGGTGTCAAGTCAATATGAAAATGTGGATTTAATCAAATCGCACCTCACCCCCAACCCCTCTGGTTATCTTCGCGTAGCGTCTCCCTTTGGGAGAAGGAGAGGGGAGTTTGAAGTTTGTAGGGTGGGTTAGGCGCACAAAATTAGATGAGAAAAAGCAATATTTACTAGAGTTGCGCCGTAACCCACCTTTTTCTGGTGTCAAGTCAATCTAATGATGTAGATTTAATAAAATCGCACCTCACCCCAACCCCTCTGGTTATCTTCGCGTAGCGTCTCCCTTTGGGAGAAGGAGAGGGGAGTTTGAAGTTTGTAGGGTGGGTTAGGCGCACAAAATTAGATGAGAAAAAGCAATATTTACTAGAGTTGCGCCGTAACCCACCTTTTTCACTGGCAATGGTGGTTACGCACTGTCCGATCCTACAGTTTTTGCTGTTTTTCTGGTGTTTCTCTATGCGATCGCCTCAAATAAACAAGTATCATAAAATCAGACACTAATCAGGAGAGGCTAAAATAACTTCTCAAGTTGTAGATACCAAATTACCTAAGTAGAAGACCTTGTTCGTAGTAAGGACTTTAGTCCTGATATTTTTATATATTAAACACTAAAGTGTTTACTACAAACTTATTTTTTCTATTAACCAATAGATATGAAAAGAATAGAAGTTGAACAAAGAACAATATTGATTGGCTTATCTGGTAGTCACGGCTATGGGTTAAATCGTCCTGAGTCAGACTTTGATTTTAGGGGAGTATTTATTGCACCCAAGAGATATTACTTGGGATTTGACCACATTGAACAAAAAGATACGGGTTGGGATGAACCTGGGATATTTCCCTTTATTGATAGCAATGAAGATACAGTTATTTATGAGTTAAAAAAGATAATTCAGT encodes:
- the rpmA gene encoding 50S ribosomal protein L27, which gives rise to MAHKKGTGSTRNGRDSNAQRLGVKRFGGQKVIAGNILVRQRGTKVHPGNNVGIGSDDTLFALIEGVVTFERKGKSRKKVSVYPVAAPVEAVAV
- the rplU gene encoding 50S ribosomal protein L21, which codes for MTYAIIETGGKQLKVEPGRFYDIELLHIEADEKVTIDSVLLVQHGGEVTIGQPLVAGATVEGTVVRNFRGRKVLVYKMKPKKKTRKKRGHRQEITRLMIDSINFNGEVFGPENGVAVELPVLEESPVEVVAE